TCCGCTTTGGGCCGCCGCTCGCTGGAGCACTTCCCCGGCGGTAACAACGCCCTGACCTCCTTCGCCCGCAATGCGAATGATCAGATCCTCCCGATCCATGGCCGCGTTCATATCAAAAGACAACAAACATCTCCTTGCGGTTTATTGAAGGGGCTCACGTCGCCCCCTCCACACATCGGCTGCAAACCGCCGAGTGCAAGCCGGCGAAGCCGGACGGAGCCTCCCCCTCTCGCTCGCTTTGCGAGCCGGGTAGATCCCTCTACTCATATTTGGATCGGAACCCTGCACGAGCCGTACAACAGCTTACCAGATTATTGCATCATGTTGCAAATAGTTATTTGTTGCATTTAGAAAGCGCTTCGTGTAGCATCAAAGGCAACCGACGTCCCTTGAACAAACGACCCCCGAGGAAACATACCCCATGAGAAAGCACAAAGACCTGCTCGCCGTTTTGCGGCATAACCGCCAGCGCGTCACCCCCGCGCGCCGGTTCCTGCTTCAGCTCTTCATCGACAACCACGCCCGCTCGCTCTCGCTTCCCGAGATCCAGACGCATCTTCAAGACCGCCTCCCGGGGATCAACCGGTCCAGCATCTACCGTAATCTCGAAATGCTCAAAGCGCTCAGCATCATTCAAGAGCTGCGCGTGGCCCGCAAGGGTCGTCGTTATCAATTTGTGTTCGAACGCCCCGTGCACCACTTCATCATCTGCAAGGCCTGCGGCAAAGTGAGCAAGGGCAAGCGCGGCTTCTTCGAACGGGTCGAGCGCGCCCTTGAGGACATTCACGATTTTAAGAAGGCGAACCTGTCGGTCACCTTTTACGGATTCTGCAGCCGCTGCCGGGAGGACTGAGGCGTCAAAAATCCCTCGATCTTCCGAACCGTATCCTTGATAAAAACCCGTCACTGTGTTAATTTAAAAGCCCTGACAAACCGCGCCGTACGAGAACTTCGATGACAAAAGAGACGACTCCACTGCCGCCCGAAGCCTACAATCCGCACGCGGTCGAGCCGGCCTGGCAGCAACGCTGGGAGGCGAGCAAGGCCTTTCGCGTCGCGAAAGATCCGAAGCGGCCGAAGTACTACTGCCTCGTGATGTTTCCCTACCCGTCCGGCCGCATCCATATGGGCCACGTCCGCAACTACGTGATCGGCGACGTCGTCGCGCGATACAAAAGCATGCGCGGTTACAACGTGCTGCACCCGATGGGCTGGGACGCCTTCGGCCTCCCGGCCGAGAACGCCGCGATCGAACGGGGCGTTCATCCATCGGTCTGGACGGACGAAAACATGCTCTACATGCGGACGCAGCTCAAGCGAATGGGTCTCTCCTACGATTGGGAGCGCGAGCTCGCCACATGCAAGCCGGAATATTACAAATGGAACCAGTGGTTCTTTCTCAAAATGTACGAGCGCGGACTGGCCTACAAGAAAATGTCCTCGGTCAACTGGTGCCCGTCGTGCGAAACAGTGCTGGCGAACGAGCAGGTGATCGACGGGGCCTGCTGGCGATGCGGCAGCACCGTCGTCCCGAAGGAGCTTGAGCAGTGGTTCTTCAAGATCACGGCCTACGCCGAGGAGTTGCTGTCGGAATGCGATCGTCTGACCGGATGGC
This genomic window from Nitrospiria bacterium contains:
- a CDS encoding transcriptional repressor, with translation MRKHKDLLAVLRHNRQRVTPARRFLLQLFIDNHARSLSLPEIQTHLQDRLPGINRSSIYRNLEMLKALSIIQELRVARKGRRYQFVFERPVHHFIICKACGKVSKGKRGFFERVERALEDIHDFKKANLSVTFYGFCSRCRED